Proteins encoded within one genomic window of Timaviella obliquedivisa GSE-PSE-MK23-08B:
- a CDS encoding PAS domain S-box protein gives MTMFRFLLLEDKLLDTELIQVALMDSGIEYNLLRVDTRADFVTALETETLDLILAAYAMPGFGGLAALEVACDLRPETPFIFISASLGEELAIEALKCGATDYVLKQRLERLAPCVQQALREAQERRDRSSLALRKSEAKYRTLFESIDEGFCICELLFDQNGTSIDYRFLEVNSMFEAMTGLEQALGKTARELVPNLEADWVKTYERVVQTRESVRFEQQSIAMNRWFDVNAFCIGEPRSNQFAILFTNITDRKKAEQERDRFLAVGSDLQVITNSHGYFQWVSPTFERVLGWSLDEMISRPWTDCVHPDDLNPSISEVNHFFSGNETFAFENRYRHKDGSYRWFLWNAQPYSEEEVIYGAAVDITDRKQSEEALRESEELKESILESSRDCIKVLTLDSRIFYISAGGLCLLEIDDPASILNTVWVDKWQGEDYENAKAAIAAATMGGTGQFQGYLPTAKGTPKWWDSIVTPVQDAAGRVVQLVAISRDITDRKQAETALQKSEEQSQNILDSITDAFFALDENWLFTYVNRAAEAMLDRSPSDLIGKNLWEEYPGLNGSEFEPLYRRAASERVDGSLTAFYPDHDRWYEVHTYPAANGVTAYFRNVTDQIQSETALRQTSAELERQLQRFDAIAASVPDFIYTFDRSGRFTYSNQQLLNLLQKTSAEVIDKNFFDIEYPTDLATQLQNQIQQVIETRQPVRDETPYTSAFGTHDYEYIFVPLLNANGTVEAVAGVTRDITDRKRLLQQEKSAREEAERANRIKDEFLAVLSHELRSPLNPILGWTRLLQSRTFNPSRQAEALKTIERNAKLQSQLIEDLLDISRIMQGKLSLTAAPVSLTSVISAALETVRLAVEAKGIALKIDLDPATALISGDAARLQQVVWNLLTNAVKFTPNGGQVIVELRQLDRLAQIRVIDTGKGITPNFLAQVFEYFRQEDGSTTRKFGGLGLGLAIVRQIVEMHGGTVWAESQGENQGATFIVQLPILQQTTSISSEPIAIPASEEVLLESIQILLIDDEQDARELQVFLLEQSGANVTAVTSGLEALQALDQFIPNVIVSDVGMADMDGYMLIQQIRSRSPNQGGTIPAIALTAYAAEVDQQKALQVGFQVHLTKPVEAEKLVKAIASLCLRH, from the coding sequence ATGACAATGTTTCGGTTTCTCCTGCTCGAAGATAAATTGCTGGATACTGAACTGATCCAAGTCGCATTGATGGACAGCGGTATTGAGTACAATTTGCTGCGGGTAGATACTCGTGCTGACTTTGTGACAGCGTTAGAAACTGAGACATTAGACTTGATTTTGGCGGCTTATGCGATGCCTGGTTTTGGGGGTCTTGCTGCACTAGAAGTTGCCTGTGACTTGCGCCCTGAAACTCCATTTATTTTTATCTCTGCCAGCTTAGGCGAAGAACTGGCGATCGAAGCTCTGAAATGCGGAGCTACAGATTACGTTCTGAAGCAACGGTTAGAACGGCTAGCCCCCTGTGTCCAACAGGCATTACGAGAAGCACAAGAACGGCGCGATCGCTCCAGTCTTGCCTTACGCAAATCGGAAGCAAAATACCGGACTTTGTTCGAGTCGATCGACGAAGGCTTTTGCATCTGCGAACTCCTGTTTGACCAGAACGGTACTTCAATTGATTATCGGTTCCTCGAAGTCAATTCAATGTTTGAAGCAATGACAGGACTGGAGCAAGCACTAGGCAAAACAGCACGAGAACTGGTTCCTAATCTCGAAGCAGATTGGGTTAAAACGTATGAGAGAGTGGTGCAGACGCGAGAATCTGTGCGGTTTGAGCAACAGTCGATCGCGATGAACCGTTGGTTTGATGTCAACGCTTTTTGCATTGGTGAACCGCGAAGTAATCAGTTTGCCATTTTATTCACCAACATCACCGATCGCAAAAAAGCTGAACAGGAGCGCGATCGCTTTCTCGCCGTTGGCTCGGATCTACAAGTCATTACAAACAGCCACGGCTATTTTCAATGGGTCAGCCCGACTTTTGAACGAGTGCTAGGTTGGTCGTTGGACGAAATGATCTCGCGTCCCTGGACTGATTGTGTTCACCCAGATGACCTTAATCCATCTATCTCGGAAGTCAATCATTTCTTCTCTGGCAACGAAACCTTTGCCTTTGAAAACCGTTATCGGCACAAAGATGGCTCCTACCGCTGGTTTCTCTGGAATGCCCAGCCTTACTCAGAAGAAGAGGTCATTTACGGAGCTGCTGTTGATATTACCGATCGCAAACAATCTGAAGAGGCATTGCGAGAAAGTGAAGAACTGAAGGAGAGCATTTTGGAGAGCAGTAGAGACTGCATCAAAGTTTTAACGTTGGATAGCAGAATCTTCTACATTAGTGCAGGTGGGCTGTGTCTGCTAGAAATCGACGATCCAGCTTCGATCTTGAATACGGTCTGGGTTGATAAATGGCAAGGCGAGGATTATGAAAATGCAAAAGCTGCGATCGCTGCCGCCACAATGGGGGGTACAGGGCAATTTCAAGGCTATCTTCCTACTGCTAAGGGCACCCCGAAATGGTGGGATAGTATCGTTACGCCTGTGCAAGATGCAGCCGGGCGGGTTGTGCAACTGGTGGCGATTTCTCGGGATATTACCGATCGAAAACAAGCCGAGACTGCCTTGCAAAAGAGCGAAGAGCAGAGCCAGAATATTCTAGACAGTATTACAGATGCATTCTTCGCGCTGGATGAAAACTGGCTATTCACCTACGTGAATCGAGCCGCTGAAGCAATGCTCGATCGCTCCCCCAGTGACTTAATTGGAAAGAACCTGTGGGAAGAATATCCAGGTCTCAATGGTAGCGAGTTTGAGCCGCTTTATCGGCGCGCCGCATCTGAGCGCGTGGATGGATCATTAACTGCGTTTTATCCCGATCACGATCGCTGGTACGAAGTCCATACCTATCCAGCCGCTAATGGAGTCACAGCCTATTTCAGAAATGTTACTGACCAAATTCAATCTGAAACAGCCCTGCGTCAAACCTCCGCCGAACTCGAACGACAACTGCAAAGGTTTGACGCGATCGCCGCTTCCGTACCCGATTTCATTTACACCTTCGATCGATCAGGACGATTTACCTATAGTAATCAGCAGTTGCTCAACCTTTTACAAAAAACGTCGGCTGAGGTGATAGACAAAAACTTTTTTGACATAGAATACCCAACCGACTTAGCAACCCAGCTGCAAAATCAGATTCAGCAAGTCATTGAGACACGCCAACCCGTTAGGGATGAAACCCCCTACACAAGCGCGTTTGGGACTCATGACTATGAGTATATCTTCGTGCCGCTTTTAAATGCAAACGGCACAGTAGAAGCAGTCGCGGGCGTGACGCGAGACATCACTGATCGCAAACGCCTTTTACAACAAGAGAAATCCGCCCGTGAAGAAGCCGAACGGGCTAATCGAATTAAGGACGAATTCTTAGCGGTACTGTCCCATGAACTGCGATCGCCCCTCAACCCAATTTTGGGCTGGACACGTCTACTGCAAAGCCGTACATTTAATCCCTCTCGTCAAGCTGAAGCCCTGAAAACGATCGAGCGTAATGCCAAATTGCAGTCGCAGCTGATTGAAGACTTGCTCGACATCTCTCGGATTATGCAGGGGAAACTATCTTTAACAGCAGCTCCCGTCAGTTTAACGTCTGTGATTTCTGCTGCCCTTGAAACCGTGCGTTTGGCAGTAGAAGCGAAGGGTATTGCGCTAAAGATTGATTTAGACCCAGCAACCGCGCTGATTTCTGGTGATGCCGCCCGTTTACAGCAAGTAGTGTGGAATTTACTCACTAATGCAGTTAAATTCACACCTAACGGCGGACAAGTAATCGTTGAACTGCGACAACTCGATCGCTTAGCACAAATACGGGTGATCGATACGGGCAAGGGCATTACTCCTAATTTTCTGGCCCAAGTATTTGAGTATTTTCGGCAAGAAGACGGCTCGACAACGCGCAAATTTGGCGGCTTAGGATTGGGGTTGGCGATCGTGCGCCAAATTGTAGAAATGCACGGAGGCACGGTTTGGGCAGAGAGCCAGGGGGAGAATCAAGGCGCGACCTTTATTGTGCAGTTGCCTATCTTACAGCAGACAACCTCGATCTCATCTGAGCCCATTGCCATCCCGGCAAGTGAAGAAGTACTTTTAGAAAGCATTCAGATTTTGCTAATAGATGATGAGCAAGATGCACGCGAGTTGCAGGTATTTTTGCTGGAACAAAGCGGCGCAAATGTAACAGCCGTTACCTCTGGTTTAGAAGCATTACAAGCGCTAGATCAATTCATTCCCAATGTCATTGTGAGTGATGTGGGCATGGCTGATATGGACGGCTATATGCTAATCCAGCAGATTCGATCGCGCTCACCTAACCAAGGCGGCACGATTCCAGCGATCGCCCTGACTGCTTATGCAGCAGAAGTTGACCAACAAAAAGCACTTCAGGTCGGATTTCAAGTCCATCTCACAAAACCTGTGGAAGCAGAGAAGCTGGTAAAAGCGATCGCTAGTCTGTGTCTACGTCACTAA
- a CDS encoding PPC domain-containing protein gives MVDNSLSSARPLGVLDNKPVARRDLVGPSDRTDFFKFSLKRSSNVNFQLSNLQANADLLLLNRAGKAIARSRKGGKQAEQITRQLQSGTYYVQVLGRGSKSTRYKLSGSATAGDGGDGGGGGGGSNGNGTRSNPFDLGTLNGGSVARSRDTAGTSDAENKFYKFRLGQISDLSIALSQVSGGGTMRLYNDTNRNGVLDFNESTIDSGDGSVSSNRPISAVFPSTETYFLQVVRDFSSSTMQYDITFNTTQFPGNIPTDPGSEPTTAFNLGSLSKGGRLEAKDYVGRVDENDLYRFTLNETGQVTFGKADVAGDINTNVTIYQDKNNNNILDSNESLGSLIGANGSVNLQAGAYYVLANQSNVNNTAYSLSISA, from the coding sequence ATGGTAGATAATTCTCTAAGCAGCGCACGTCCGCTAGGCGTTTTGGATAACAAACCCGTTGCGCGGCGGGATCTTGTTGGTCCGAGCGATCGCACCGATTTTTTTAAGTTCAGCCTCAAACGCAGCAGTAATGTCAACTTCCAACTGTCTAACCTGCAAGCAAATGCCGACTTGCTGTTGCTGAATCGCGCTGGTAAGGCGATCGCGCGATCGCGAAAGGGCGGCAAACAGGCAGAGCAAATCACTCGGCAGCTTCAGTCGGGCACCTACTACGTGCAGGTGTTGGGTCGCGGCAGCAAGAGCACCCGATACAAACTGTCAGGTTCTGCAACTGCTGGCGACGGCGGTGATGGCGGCGGTGGCGGCGGTGGCAGCAACGGCAACGGCACCCGCAGCAACCCATTTGATTTGGGGACTTTGAATGGTGGCTCTGTCGCGCGATCGCGCGACACGGCAGGCACTTCGGATGCAGAAAATAAATTCTACAAATTCCGGCTGGGGCAGATCAGCGACCTCAGTATTGCGCTCAGCCAAGTATCTGGCGGCGGCACGATGCGCCTCTACAACGACACCAATCGCAACGGGGTACTTGATTTCAACGAATCAACCATTGACAGTGGTGACGGTTCTGTATCCTCAAATCGCCCCATTTCTGCGGTGTTCCCCTCCACAGAGACCTACTTCTTGCAAGTAGTGCGAGACTTTTCTTCCAGCACGATGCAGTACGACATCACGTTCAACACGACACAGTTTCCGGGCAACATTCCTACCGATCCGGGTAGCGAACCCACGACTGCATTCAACCTGGGCAGCTTGAGCAAAGGTGGACGCCTAGAAGCGAAAGACTACGTGGGGAGAGTGGACGAGAATGACCTCTATCGATTCACGCTAAACGAAACGGGGCAGGTCACGTTTGGCAAGGCGGATGTTGCGGGCGACATCAACACAAATGTCACCATCTATCAGGACAAAAACAACAACAACATCCTGGATTCTAACGAGTCGCTTGGTTCGCTCATCGGGGCAAACGGATCTGTCAACCTGCAAGCTGGAGCATACTACGTGTTGGCTAATCAGTCCAACGTGAATAACACCGCCTATTCGCTGAGCATTAGCGCGTAG